A single window of Sporosarcina sp. FSL W7-1349 DNA harbors:
- a CDS encoding hydantoinase B/oxoprolinase family protein, which translates to MKQPNIDGITLEVMKNAFYSIAEEMGVALIRTALSTNIKDRVDCSTAIYTKHGELVAQAEHVPLHLGLMPSVVQEVLKMYPEDELNEGDAILINDPYISGSHLPDIFMISPIFYKGELIALAANIAHHVDVGGLTPGSMSVKATEIFQEGLRLPAIRVRKGGQLDREVIRLLEKNVRTGEEVLGDIYAQLAANSIAEKRLIELVEKYSTDHIYFCMQEIMDYSDRRMRAAIQEVKEGTYQFEDILEGDGITEDPILIKVQISVKGDEIVVDFTGSDKQARGPVNSTHGVTSACVFYAVKSLLEPDVPPNAGTYRSIQIVAPKGSIVNPEFPAPVSNANSNTSQRIADAIFGALADVLPEQSMAACSGTMNGFSIGGLNHDTHKYFSYVETYGGGQGGLSDMDGLDGVHTNMTNTLNTPVEVIEQSFPLIVNQYGLVEGSGGPGKHRGGLGLMRELVLLGDEFTVTLMSDRQNNQPWGLFGGKGGATSSCTLINPEGEAVELGSKVTMPVQQNSTIRLQTAGGGGYGSPFNRKPQLVLQDVILGNLNREQAKEQYGVAIDENLTIDEVQTATLRN; encoded by the coding sequence GTGAAACAGCCAAATATTGATGGCATCACTTTAGAGGTCATGAAAAATGCTTTCTATTCAATTGCCGAGGAAATGGGCGTCGCGCTAATCAGAACGGCATTATCAACGAATATAAAAGACCGAGTAGATTGTTCTACTGCAATTTATACGAAACATGGTGAATTGGTAGCGCAGGCTGAACATGTCCCTCTGCATTTGGGACTTATGCCATCCGTAGTACAAGAAGTGCTAAAAATGTACCCTGAAGATGAATTAAATGAAGGTGATGCGATTTTAATCAATGATCCATATATTAGCGGTTCCCATTTGCCCGACATTTTTATGATTAGCCCTATTTTTTATAAAGGGGAGTTAATTGCGTTGGCAGCTAATATTGCTCACCATGTTGATGTGGGCGGATTGACGCCGGGAAGCATGTCTGTCAAAGCTACGGAGATTTTCCAGGAAGGCTTGCGCTTGCCAGCGATTCGAGTAAGGAAAGGTGGACAGTTGGATCGGGAAGTCATACGGCTTTTAGAGAAGAATGTAAGAACTGGTGAGGAAGTACTGGGTGATATTTATGCTCAATTGGCTGCCAACAGTATTGCGGAAAAACGGCTAATTGAACTGGTTGAAAAGTATTCAACCGACCATATTTATTTCTGTATGCAGGAAATTATGGATTATTCCGATCGTCGAATGCGGGCCGCGATCCAAGAAGTGAAAGAAGGAACGTATCAATTTGAGGACATATTGGAAGGAGACGGAATTACAGAAGATCCGATCTTGATTAAAGTACAGATTTCAGTGAAGGGAGACGAAATTGTCGTTGATTTCACGGGCTCGGATAAGCAAGCGAGAGGTCCGGTCAACTCCACTCATGGAGTAACAAGCGCTTGTGTCTTTTATGCCGTGAAGTCTTTGCTCGAACCGGATGTTCCACCTAACGCGGGCACGTACCGGAGCATACAAATTGTTGCTCCGAAAGGGTCTATTGTCAATCCGGAATTTCCTGCTCCCGTGTCGAACGCCAATTCAAATACATCTCAACGGATTGCGGACGCCATTTTCGGCGCCTTGGCAGACGTCTTGCCAGAACAGTCGATGGCGGCATGTTCAGGGACTATGAATGGTTTTTCTATTGGTGGTTTAAACCATGACACCCATAAATACTTTTCCTATGTAGAAACCTACGGAGGTGGCCAAGGTGGACTATCCGATATGGACGGACTAGACGGGGTCCATACGAATATGACAAATACTCTAAATACCCCAGTTGAGGTCATTGAGCAGTCTTTCCCACTAATCGTCAATCAATATGGCCTTGTTGAAGGCAGCGGCGGACCTGGAAAGCATCGTGGAGGTCTGGGACTGATGAGGGAACTTGTGCTCTTGGGAGATGAATTTACTGTAACTTTAATGTCAGATAGACAAAACAACCAACCATGGGGGCTATTTGGCGGAAAAGGAGGAGCTACATCTTCTTGTACATTAATCAACCCCGAAGGAGAAGCCGTTGAATTGGGCTCAAAAGTGACAATGCCAGTTCAACAAAACAGCACAATCCGACTACAGACTGCTGGAGGAGGCGGGTACGGGTCTCCGTTTAATCGTAAACCACAATTAGTACTGCAAGATGTTATACTGGGCAACTTGAATAGGGAACAGGCGAAAGAGCAATATGGAGTTGCCATCGATGAAAATTTGACGATTGATGAGGTGCAAACAGCCACATTAAGAAACTAA
- a CDS encoding hydantoinase/oxoprolinase family protein, with amino-acid sequence MSLRIGVDTGGTFTDVALILEETGETFITKVPSTPENSSIGVLNGVKQIMAETNNSYHDLSFFIHGSTVATNTLLEKKGAKTVLLTTKGFKDVLQIGRQTRPKLYDFRARRSEPLIPRNLRWEVEERVNAQGEVVKPIQEQEIIGLAEELKKVGAESVVICFINSFLNPENEILVKQILSKHLTDVSITLSYEVLPEIKEYERTSTVAVNGYVMPKMKFYLQYLEKELKTLEISSDLYIMQSNGGVISTDKAVEMPVRTVLSGPAGGVIAAGNVADMTGHGNLITIDMGGTSLDTALIANGKPQYTTTSKIEDYPIHVPMVEMHTIGSGGGSIAWIDSGGALRVGPHSAGADPGPVCYGKGGTEPTVSDANVILGRINPDSILGGRMKMDIERAREVIQEKIANPLGITVEEAAEGILKVVNANMVRGIRVISVEKGHDSRDFSLLAFGGAGPLHAGDIANELGCKNIIIPPNPGIMCATGMLMADVRHDYVQSLISVISALQLDDANKRIMELKNQAFTDLTREGFHSEIIDYNVSLDLRYRNQAYELNIPLSGMVVNEGALQQAIKDFHITHEKVYGFNRLEEDLEVVNIRLIAFGRINKPKQQELSGSVHQNPLPIAERDVFFQGDFYPTAVYQREDLHVGFVLHGPAIIEQLDSTIVIHPNQQIQVDEYNNLLIQNSTQGMKEVMKRETAKY; translated from the coding sequence TTGAGTTTAAGAATTGGCGTCGATACAGGCGGGACTTTCACTGATGTAGCTCTAATTTTAGAGGAGACTGGCGAAACATTTATTACGAAAGTGCCTTCTACTCCAGAAAATAGCTCTATTGGTGTTTTGAATGGTGTTAAGCAGATTATGGCGGAAACGAATAATTCATATCACGATCTGTCCTTTTTTATCCATGGTTCGACAGTTGCTACCAATACATTGCTGGAGAAAAAAGGGGCAAAAACCGTTTTGCTGACCACGAAAGGTTTTAAAGATGTCTTGCAAATTGGTCGACAGACAAGACCCAAGCTATATGATTTCCGGGCACGGCGTTCAGAACCACTTATTCCAAGGAATTTAAGATGGGAAGTAGAGGAGCGAGTCAATGCACAAGGGGAGGTTGTAAAACCAATCCAAGAGCAAGAGATTATCGGCCTTGCGGAAGAACTAAAAAAAGTCGGCGCCGAATCGGTGGTCATCTGTTTTATCAACTCTTTCTTGAATCCTGAAAATGAAATTTTAGTGAAGCAGATTCTTTCAAAGCATTTGACAGACGTTTCGATAACTTTATCATATGAAGTTTTGCCGGAAATCAAAGAATACGAGAGAACTAGCACGGTAGCTGTCAATGGATATGTTATGCCTAAGATGAAATTCTATTTACAATATCTGGAGAAGGAATTAAAAACACTTGAGATATCCAGTGATCTCTATATTATGCAATCGAATGGCGGAGTGATTAGTACCGATAAGGCTGTTGAAATGCCGGTTCGTACGGTACTTTCTGGACCGGCAGGTGGTGTTATTGCAGCAGGAAATGTTGCTGACATGACCGGACATGGCAATCTGATTACCATCGATATGGGAGGTACGAGTCTCGACACAGCTTTGATAGCGAATGGAAAGCCGCAGTACACTACCACTAGCAAAATAGAAGATTACCCAATTCATGTGCCAATGGTTGAAATGCACACCATCGGTTCAGGAGGCGGAAGCATTGCGTGGATTGATTCCGGAGGAGCATTGCGGGTAGGGCCTCACAGCGCCGGGGCAGATCCTGGACCCGTATGTTACGGAAAAGGAGGGACCGAGCCGACAGTCAGCGATGCGAATGTCATTCTTGGCCGGATTAATCCGGATTCCATTTTAGGTGGACGGATGAAGATGGACATTGAACGGGCTCGCGAAGTAATCCAGGAAAAGATTGCTAATCCCCTGGGCATCACGGTGGAAGAGGCTGCTGAAGGTATTTTGAAAGTAGTGAATGCCAATATGGTTAGGGGTATTCGAGTTATATCCGTTGAAAAAGGGCATGATTCGCGGGACTTCTCTCTTTTGGCATTTGGAGGAGCCGGTCCGCTTCATGCCGGTGATATTGCCAATGAATTGGGCTGCAAAAATATTATTATCCCACCAAACCCCGGCATTATGTGCGCGACAGGTATGTTGATGGCAGATGTCCGTCATGATTATGTGCAATCCTTGATTTCTGTAATTTCGGCACTTCAGCTTGATGACGCCAACAAGAGGATTATGGAATTGAAGAACCAAGCTTTCACCGACTTGACGAGAGAAGGGTTCCATAGCGAAATAATAGATTATAATGTCAGCTTGGACTTGCGCTATCGTAATCAGGCGTACGAATTAAATATTCCTTTAAGCGGAATGGTTGTGAATGAGGGAGCACTGCAACAAGCCATCAAAGACTTCCATATCACCCACGAAAAAGTATATGGCTTTAATCGTTTGGAAGAGGACTTGGAAGTCGTTAATATTCGGCTGATTGCATTTGGACGTATTAATAAGCCGAAACAGCAAGAGTTATCTGGATCGGTTCATCAAAACCCGTTGCCAATAGCCGAGCGGGATGTGTTTTTCCAAGGGGATTTTTATCCTACAGCAGTTTATCAAAGAGAGGATCTTCATGTCGGATTTGTCCTCCATGGGCCAGCCATCATTGAGCAATTGGATTCCACCATTGTTATTCATCCTAATCAGCAAATCCAAGTGGATGAATACAACAATTTATTGATTCAAAATAGCACACAAGGGATGAAGGAGGTCATGAAGCGTGAAACAGCCAAATATTGA
- a CDS encoding MurR/RpiR family transcriptional regulator: protein MGEENVLSKIIKMKNNLPKKQKVFCEYVLENYRDLGLDSVAEIAKKAAVGTTTVLRTIQNLGYDSLGEFKKDIHKIAMESKIPKWWDFEESQQELSSEEMKIEKVWKEINLVQSVTLDKRLINSIQEAAKLIQQSDVTHVFGLRTARVAALYFENTINQFSYKVNQLSYEPHFIMDRLYHIKKGDLLVFIALSPFTQLTYQAVKYCAELGHPIVLITDDMNNSLIPLANVTLYTIRKEGHFTLVPTISLIETITVVLGWHLAEDSMLSLEEIGKLLIEKGIMTT from the coding sequence ATGGGAGAGGAAAATGTACTAAGCAAAATCATTAAAATGAAAAACAATCTTCCTAAAAAACAAAAGGTATTCTGTGAATATGTACTTGAAAATTATCGGGATCTTGGCTTAGATTCAGTAGCTGAAATAGCGAAAAAGGCGGCTGTTGGGACGACAACTGTATTGCGAACCATTCAAAATTTAGGCTATGACAGTCTAGGTGAATTTAAAAAGGATATTCACAAAATTGCAATGGAGTCAAAGATTCCAAAATGGTGGGATTTTGAAGAGTCTCAGCAAGAATTATCAAGTGAAGAGATGAAAATTGAAAAAGTATGGAAAGAGATAAATCTGGTGCAGAGCGTGACGCTGGACAAACGTTTGATCAACAGCATCCAGGAAGCGGCGAAATTGATTCAACAATCAGATGTGACACATGTATTTGGATTACGAACAGCGAGGGTAGCTGCTCTATATTTTGAGAATACAATCAACCAGTTTTCTTACAAAGTAAACCAACTTAGCTATGAACCTCACTTTATAATGGATCGCCTTTATCATATAAAGAAAGGGGATCTGTTGGTTTTCATCGCACTTTCCCCATTTACTCAGTTAACGTATCAAGCCGTTAAATATTGTGCGGAATTGGGTCATCCTATTGTGCTTATTACAGATGATATGAATAACTCCTTGATACCGCTAGCAAATGTGACACTGTATACGATCCGAAAAGAAGGGCATTTTACGTTAGTTCCGACCATTTCTTTAATAGAGACTATTACTGTTGTGTTAGGATGGCACCTTGCAGAGGATTCCATGCTTTCATTGGAGGAAATAGGTAAACTTCTCATAGAAAAAGGGATTATGACTACTTAG
- a CDS encoding efflux RND transporter periplasmic adaptor subunit yields MKRKNNRKIAGLLSGVAVMAIMAGCSKGEASGEEVIVAKEIPVEVAEVSYGSLSDSNRLTGTIIPETEVDVVPKAPGEIKQIMVQKGDIVKVGDVLARLDDSAERNAVQQQQVALKQAQSGLKSAQSGLSNAQSGKSKAAKSYEQAQASVRQVEASLAEARKSLDDNLDNIEFQIKNAKLAWDQAKQNLERMEVLLTEGLISQQNYDDASNGEQNARNAYEQVELNKSQVDSSISLQSLEASLDQSKIGASIAQSSIQDADIGIRQAQAAVEQAQASVEQAQLAVDSARERLADKVIVATASGEITQVSGEVGAMASGQQAFASIVSIDKVKVSVNILPDQLSVFKPGTTIEVEVNGMKEAFTGTVSYVSAVGTGSGLFTVEAVIDNSNHVIRPGMVATIIVDEILASNTTLVPTNAVIQKEGESVVFTVVDGKSVLKEVEVIRYGTDTTAVTGDLSESEEVVVKGQNLLNDGDSVKIMKED; encoded by the coding sequence ATGAAAAGGAAGAATAATAGAAAAATAGCAGGTCTTCTGTCTGGTGTAGCTGTTATGGCTATCATGGCTGGATGTAGTAAGGGGGAGGCCTCGGGGGAAGAAGTAATCGTCGCAAAAGAAATACCGGTCGAGGTCGCAGAAGTCTCATACGGTTCCTTAAGTGATAGCAATCGATTAACCGGTACTATTATCCCTGAAACAGAAGTGGATGTTGTTCCAAAAGCTCCCGGTGAAATCAAGCAGATCATGGTGCAAAAGGGAGACATTGTGAAGGTCGGCGATGTTTTGGCTAGGTTGGATGATTCAGCTGAACGAAACGCGGTTCAGCAACAACAGGTTGCTTTAAAACAAGCGCAAAGCGGTTTGAAGAGTGCTCAAAGCGGATTAAGCAATGCGCAGAGCGGAAAGTCAAAAGCGGCAAAAAGCTATGAACAAGCACAAGCATCTGTGAGACAAGTGGAAGCATCCTTAGCAGAAGCACGTAAATCTTTGGATGATAACTTGGATAATATTGAATTCCAAATAAAGAATGCAAAACTTGCATGGGATCAAGCGAAACAAAACTTGGAGCGGATGGAAGTATTACTTACCGAGGGGCTCATTTCTCAACAAAACTACGATGACGCCAGCAATGGTGAACAAAATGCGAGAAATGCTTATGAACAAGTGGAGTTAAATAAAAGTCAAGTGGACAGCAGTATCAGTTTACAATCATTAGAGGCCTCTTTAGACCAGTCTAAAATCGGAGCCAGTATTGCGCAATCATCAATTCAAGATGCGGATATTGGAATTAGACAAGCCCAAGCAGCGGTAGAGCAAGCTCAGGCGTCGGTAGAGCAAGCGCAGCTGGCGGTCGATTCGGCTCGTGAACGATTGGCGGATAAAGTAATTGTTGCGACTGCCTCCGGGGAAATTACACAGGTGTCGGGTGAAGTAGGGGCCATGGCGTCCGGCCAGCAAGCATTCGCATCCATTGTGTCGATCGATAAGGTAAAAGTGAGTGTTAATATTTTACCAGACCAATTGTCCGTTTTTAAACCGGGTACAACGATCGAGGTAGAAGTGAACGGAATGAAAGAAGCATTTACAGGAACCGTTTCCTACGTTTCGGCAGTGGGGACAGGCTCCGGTTTGTTTACAGTGGAAGCGGTAATTGACAACTCGAATCACGTCATTCGTCCTGGAATGGTCGCCACCATCATAGTGGATGAAATATTGGCGTCCAATACGACGCTTGTTCCAACGAACGCAGTGATCCAGAAGGAAGGGGAATCGGTCGTCTTTACGGTCGTTGATGGAAAATCGGTTCTTAAAGAAGTGGAAGTCATTCGGTATGGCACCGATACAACTGCTGTAACTGGTGATTTAAGTGAAAGCGAAGAAGTGGTAGTTAAAGGTCAAAACCTCCTGAATGATGGAGATTCCGTGAAAATCATGAAGGAGGACTAA
- a CDS encoding efflux RND transporter permease subunit, whose amino-acid sequence MKLIKGSINRPVGVIMVVVLALVLGVISVRNLAVDLFPKMDLPIAVVVTSYPGAASQEIEELVSKPIESAVGTLEGIDTIQSISQPNSSMVILQFDYGTDIKTTLNDMREKLDPVRAQLPDDANSPLVMRLDPQAIPIQTISLTGADLSELQVIAENEIQPEFERAPGIASANITGGLKREIQVNLDIGKLQNFGLSGSQVVQALGAENRSISAGTVERGGEDVQVRIDGEYTSVQDIMNTQIGLAGGEMIKVSDVAEVIDTFEDQTTISRVNGEDTLTFSIMKQSDANTISAADEVNRIIDKLNPKLAERGLKLTTTLDTSVFISQSINSVMVNMIVGFALAMIVLQLFLRSIRTTLVIGLTMPLSLLTTFTLMYLTGESINTISMGGLAIGIGLMIDSAIVILENIFKKRTEGMPIKEAAVAGATELAPSVIAATLTTAAIFVPMLFISGLAAQMIRPLALTVVFAVSAALIGAITFLPMISSKFLGNVSASFEEQGSKGWFNKLLNKLTNSYVKLLEKALRARKRTIGIVVATVVGSLLLVPFIGFVLMPSSDGGEMQINVELQPGTQLAKTEETVQDISERLAKYDDIIEMTTVTIGGSSMGIGGGSSEFASFALKFVKASERDLSTTELVGEVDTLLGDIPGAKITVQESDQGMGTGSPIQVEISGDDLDILSDLSQQVVWILQDIDGTLNIESTAGEGRPEVQIIVNREVASQYGLSYQQVMSGVSMAFSGQVATKYKEDGDEFDVRVAFPKESTQTIRDLETFVIQNSQGVHVPITAVAELKQVQGPTEINRKNQKRQVNVTSDVIGRSAVEVSQDLNAQLNQLALPEGYEVSTGGEAEEIAKEFTSLGIALVLGIILVYMVMAFQFESFTHPFVIMFSLPTMVIGAMIGLFVTNIPLSVTGMMGIIMLAAIVLNNGIILVDYTNILRSRGMDRTEALIESGRSRLRPILMTSVSTIFTMIPVALAFGEGAEANQPMAVVVVFGLAASTVLTLVFVPVMYVVIDNLAEKTKNLFSGKKSKKLEEDVVLEGKSE is encoded by the coding sequence TTGAAACTGATTAAAGGTTCAATAAATCGTCCTGTCGGCGTCATCATGGTTGTCGTGCTGGCGCTGGTCTTGGGCGTAATCTCAGTGAGAAACTTAGCAGTAGATTTATTTCCGAAAATGGATTTGCCCATTGCGGTTGTTGTTACAAGCTATCCAGGTGCCGCCTCGCAGGAAATTGAAGAATTGGTTAGTAAACCGATAGAATCTGCTGTTGGAACACTGGAAGGGATCGATACGATCCAATCCATTTCACAGCCAAATTCATCGATGGTGATTTTGCAGTTTGATTATGGAACAGATATTAAAACAACCTTAAATGATATGAGGGAGAAGCTGGATCCTGTACGAGCCCAATTGCCAGATGATGCGAATTCGCCATTGGTCATGCGTCTCGATCCTCAAGCGATCCCGATTCAGACAATTAGTTTAACCGGTGCAGACTTAAGTGAATTACAAGTCATTGCTGAAAATGAAATCCAACCGGAATTTGAGCGGGCGCCTGGAATTGCATCTGCTAATATCACGGGTGGTCTGAAAAGAGAAATTCAGGTCAATTTAGACATTGGAAAGCTGCAAAACTTTGGGCTTTCGGGTTCCCAAGTTGTCCAAGCATTAGGGGCGGAGAACCGTTCCATTTCAGCGGGGACCGTTGAGCGAGGCGGCGAAGACGTTCAAGTACGGATTGATGGAGAATATACTTCCGTCCAAGATATTATGAACACCCAAATCGGCTTAGCCGGCGGGGAAATGATTAAAGTGAGTGATGTCGCCGAGGTCATTGATACATTTGAAGACCAGACGACCATCTCTCGGGTTAATGGAGAAGATACGCTGACATTCTCCATTATGAAACAATCGGATGCCAATACAATCAGTGCCGCTGATGAGGTCAATCGAATCATTGATAAGTTAAATCCGAAGTTGGCAGAACGCGGTTTGAAACTGACAACGACATTGGATACATCCGTATTCATTTCACAATCGATCAACTCGGTCATGGTGAATATGATTGTGGGATTTGCGTTGGCGATGATTGTCTTGCAGCTATTCTTGCGCAGTATTCGGACAACGTTGGTAATCGGACTGACCATGCCGTTATCCCTTCTCACGACTTTTACATTAATGTATTTGACGGGAGAAAGTATTAACACCATCTCAATGGGTGGATTGGCCATCGGGATTGGATTAATGATTGATAGTGCGATCGTTATTCTTGAGAACATCTTTAAGAAGCGGACGGAAGGAATGCCGATCAAAGAAGCGGCAGTAGCAGGGGCTACTGAATTAGCACCCTCGGTTATTGCAGCGACATTAACGACTGCGGCGATTTTCGTACCAATGCTATTCATTAGCGGACTTGCCGCACAGATGATCCGCCCATTGGCCTTAACAGTTGTCTTTGCTGTATCGGCCGCATTGATTGGTGCCATCACATTCCTTCCGATGATATCTTCCAAATTTCTTGGAAACGTATCTGCCTCTTTTGAGGAGCAGGGGAGCAAAGGATGGTTCAATAAGCTGCTGAACAAGCTTACCAATAGTTATGTGAAGTTATTGGAAAAGGCGTTAAGAGCTCGAAAAAGAACAATCGGTATCGTTGTGGCTACTGTAGTGGGAAGTTTGCTCCTTGTTCCGTTTATCGGATTTGTGTTAATGCCGTCATCTGACGGAGGAGAAATGCAAATCAATGTGGAACTGCAACCAGGTACACAATTGGCGAAAACCGAGGAAACGGTTCAAGATATCAGTGAACGCCTTGCCAAATATGACGATATTATCGAAATGACGACCGTGACAATCGGTGGTAGCTCGATGGGCATTGGGGGAGGAAGCTCGGAATTTGCGAGTTTTGCCCTAAAGTTTGTCAAAGCAAGTGAACGGGATTTATCGACAACGGAGCTAGTTGGAGAAGTCGACACATTACTAGGCGATATTCCGGGTGCTAAAATCACTGTACAAGAAAGTGACCAAGGAATGGGGACAGGATCTCCGATTCAAGTTGAAATATCGGGCGATGACCTTGATATCTTAAGCGATTTATCGCAACAAGTTGTTTGGATTCTTCAAGATATAGATGGTACGCTCAACATCGAAAGTACGGCTGGGGAAGGCCGTCCAGAAGTTCAAATCATTGTAAATCGGGAAGTGGCCAGTCAGTATGGACTCTCCTATCAACAGGTCATGAGCGGTGTCAGCATGGCATTCAGTGGACAAGTCGCCACGAAGTATAAAGAAGATGGCGATGAGTTTGACGTTCGAGTAGCCTTCCCGAAAGAAAGCACACAAACGATTCGTGATTTGGAAACCTTCGTCATACAAAATAGTCAAGGGGTACATGTTCCAATCACAGCAGTCGCGGAACTGAAGCAAGTTCAAGGTCCAACTGAAATCAATCGGAAGAACCAAAAACGACAAGTGAATGTCACGAGTGATGTAATCGGCCGTTCCGCAGTCGAAGTCTCTCAAGACCTGAATGCGCAGTTGAATCAACTTGCACTGCCAGAAGGGTATGAAGTAAGTACGGGCGGGGAAGCGGAAGAGATTGCTAAAGAATTTACATCTCTTGGTATAGCACTAGTACTTGGAATTATACTCGTGTATATGGTAATGGCATTCCAATTCGAATCATTCACCCACCCATTTGTCATCATGTTCTCTTTACCGACTATGGTAATCGGTGCAATGATCGGATTGTTTGTCACCAATATCCCTTTAAGTGTGACGGGCATGATGGGGATTATCATGTTGGCTGCCATTGTGTTGAATAACGGGATTATCCTTGTGGACTATACGAATATTTTACGATCGAGAGGAATGGACCGAACCGAGGCGCTCATTGAATCAGGGCGTAGCCGACTCCGTCCAATCCTAATGACATCTGTTTCAACCATCTTCACAATGATACCGGTAGCCCTCGCATTTGGTGAGGGAGCGGAAGCGAACCAGCCAATGGCCGTAGTTGTAGTATTCGGTCTAGCCGCTTCAACGGTATTAACCCTCGTCTTCGTGCCGGTTATGTATGTAGTCATCGATAATTTGGCGGAAAAGACCAAGAATCTATTTAGCGGGAAAAAATCGAAGAAGCTTGAAGAGGATGTCGTTCTTGAGGGGAAGAGTGAGTAA
- a CDS encoding tyramine oxidase subunit B, with protein MTLTMNSVATDAKDTAVELLFLSEPDLIEAGVLEMDHCVEVIDKMFHVLGKGDYLMGGPNENHHGMMLWFPKEKRFDNMPVAGPDRRFMSLISYLGDDFNIAGEKWYGSNINNREKGLPRSILTVTLNEVDTGKPLAFMSGNLISAMRTGAVPGVASRYLARENSKTLAVVGTGVINKACVAAIQYAVPSIEEIKVFDINQERSKEFIEEMEKDLDCKFKAVSSMEECIRDSDIVTIATSGAKKPEIKDEWVKKGCLITLTGTAQLSDSFYQNNTIVADNWKMHEAWYRDGLEHPDGIDSITSWAPTGDLLKLIHDKKVDASRIASLGDLVYNKTPLRKSEDETIIFVTGGLPTEDIAWGYELYKKAKEKSLGQPLKLWDTPHWA; from the coding sequence ATGACATTAACGATGAATTCAGTCGCAACAGATGCCAAGGACACAGCTGTAGAACTGTTATTCCTGTCGGAGCCGGATTTAATTGAAGCAGGAGTTTTAGAGATGGATCACTGTGTGGAAGTTATCGATAAAATGTTCCACGTCTTAGGAAAAGGTGATTATTTAATGGGGGGGCCTAACGAAAATCATCATGGGATGATGTTATGGTTCCCGAAGGAAAAAAGATTTGATAATATGCCAGTTGCCGGACCTGATCGGAGGTTCATGTCACTCATTTCCTATTTGGGAGATGACTTTAATATAGCCGGTGAAAAATGGTATGGCTCAAATATTAACAACAGAGAAAAAGGCCTTCCTCGCTCGATTCTTACGGTAACTTTAAATGAGGTGGATACCGGTAAACCATTAGCATTTATGTCGGGAAATTTAATTAGCGCGATGAGAACCGGGGCAGTTCCTGGTGTAGCCAGCAGATACTTAGCACGGGAAAACTCAAAAACCTTAGCAGTCGTGGGAACAGGTGTTATCAACAAAGCATGCGTGGCAGCTATACAGTATGCGGTTCCTTCTATAGAAGAGATTAAAGTGTTCGATATCAATCAGGAGCGCAGTAAAGAGTTCATCGAGGAAATGGAAAAGGACTTGGACTGTAAGTTTAAAGCTGTATCCTCTATGGAAGAATGCATCCGCGATTCAGATATCGTCACCATTGCCACTTCCGGAGCAAAAAAACCGGAAATCAAAGATGAATGGGTGAAAAAAGGGTGCCTTATCACTCTTACCGGAACAGCTCAATTATCGGATTCTTTCTATCAAAACAACACCATAGTCGCAGATAATTGGAAAATGCACGAAGCGTGGTATCGTGATGGATTGGAACATCCCGACGGAATAGATAGCATCACGAGCTGGGCACCTACCGGAGATCTACTGAAACTTATTCATGATAAAAAAGTGGATGCTTCTCGAATTGCAAGTCTAGGAGATTTAGTGTACAACAAGACGCCTCTCCGAAAGAGCGAAGACGAAACAATTATTTTCGTGACTGGCGGCTTACCTACTGAAGACATCGCATGGGGATATGAATTGTATAAAAAAGCAAAAGAGAAATCGCTTGGCCAACCATTAAAACTTTGGGATACTCCACACTGGGCATAA